One genomic window of Microbacterium testaceum StLB037 includes the following:
- the msrA gene encoding peptide-methionine (S)-S-oxide reductase MsrA, producing the protein MTSGPTDTGEITRRPGTETAVLAGGCFWGVEDLIRRQPGVLDTRVGYTGGQNDHATYRNHPGHAEAVEIVFDPMQTSYRDILAFFFQIHDPSTLNRQGNDVGTSYRSAIFPLSPEQEKVARDTIADVDASGIWPAKAVTTIEPEAPFWEAEPEHQDYLVRIPNGYTCHFVRPGWVLPKREEASA; encoded by the coding sequence ATGACCAGCGGACCCACTGACACCGGCGAGATCACCCGCCGCCCCGGCACCGAGACCGCCGTCCTCGCCGGCGGCTGCTTCTGGGGCGTCGAAGACCTCATCCGTCGCCAGCCCGGCGTGCTCGACACGCGCGTCGGCTACACCGGCGGGCAGAACGACCACGCGACCTACCGCAACCACCCCGGTCACGCGGAGGCCGTCGAGATCGTCTTCGACCCCATGCAGACGTCGTACCGCGACATCCTCGCGTTCTTCTTCCAGATCCACGACCCGTCGACCCTGAACCGTCAGGGCAACGACGTCGGCACGAGCTACCGCTCGGCGATCTTCCCGCTCTCGCCCGAGCAGGAGAAGGTCGCGCGTGACACGATCGCCGACGTCGACGCGTCGGGCATCTGGCCCGCGAAGGCCGTCACCACGATCGAGCCCGAGGCGCCCTTCTGGGAGGCCGAGCCCGAGCACCAGGACTACCTGGTCCGCATCCCGAACGGGTACACGTGCCACTTCGTGCGCCCCGGCTGGGTGCTGCCGAAGCGCGAGGAAGCCTCCGCGTAA
- a CDS encoding arsenate reductase ArsC, producing MASVTILFVCVHNAGRSQMAAGYARALGGGRVTVLSGGSAPGSALNPVAVAAMAEEGIDITAEVPQLLLTDDVRASDAVITMGCGDACPIFPGKRYEDWELIDPAGKGIEEVRAIRDDIKARVQRLLDDLLT from the coding sequence ATGGCATCCGTCACGATCCTTTTCGTCTGCGTCCACAACGCCGGCCGCTCGCAGATGGCCGCCGGGTACGCGCGGGCGCTCGGTGGCGGGCGCGTCACCGTGCTGTCCGGAGGCAGCGCTCCGGGCTCGGCACTCAACCCCGTGGCGGTGGCCGCGATGGCGGAGGAGGGCATCGACATCACCGCCGAAGTGCCGCAGCTCCTGCTCACCGACGACGTCCGCGCGTCCGATGCGGTCATCACGATGGGCTGCGGCGACGCGTGCCCGATCTTCCCCGGCAAGCGCTACGAGGACTGGGAGCTGATCGACCCCGCGGGGAAGGGGATCGAGGAGGTTCGCGCCATCCGAGACGACATCAAGGCGCGTGTGCAGCGTCTGCTCGACGATCTCTTGACCTGA
- a CDS encoding NAD(P)/FAD-dependent oxidoreductase gives MSEYDVIVVGAGLAGLRCATRLAEAGRDVVVLEAGDDVGGRERTDIVDGFRLDRGFHVLNPAYPAVRRGVDIEALALRRFPVAVGVRLEDRLARLAHPARHPSSLLETLRSGLVRPADLAALARWAGPTLVSARAAKTGIDRPLGEAWDRAGLRGPLRESVLEPFLAGVLADDRQRTSDAFVRLLIRSFAFGRPGVPAAGIGALPAQLADTARRAGAGIRLGHRVVSTRRRASGWHVGIEGRDAVTARTVVIAAGLDPAMDVELPRTRGLQTWWFAADSAPSDDAALRVDGRRRGPIVNTAVMTNTAPTYAPRGQHLVQATCVMPSMATEEGIRSQLAEIWDADTRPWRLLRRDDIARALPAQDPPLRLRRSVRLDDGRFVAGDHRDTASIQGALVSGERAAEAVLADAAG, from the coding sequence ATGAGCGAATACGACGTCATCGTGGTCGGCGCGGGGCTGGCGGGACTGCGCTGCGCGACGCGGCTGGCGGAAGCCGGCCGGGATGTGGTCGTGCTCGAGGCGGGCGACGACGTCGGCGGACGGGAGCGGACGGACATCGTCGACGGCTTCCGGCTCGATCGGGGCTTCCACGTGCTGAACCCGGCGTACCCCGCCGTCCGGCGCGGGGTCGACATCGAGGCGCTCGCGCTGCGGCGCTTCCCCGTCGCGGTCGGCGTCCGTTTGGAGGATCGGCTCGCTCGGCTGGCGCATCCCGCGCGGCATCCGTCCTCGCTGCTCGAGACACTGCGCTCCGGTCTCGTCCGGCCCGCCGACCTCGCCGCGCTCGCACGGTGGGCAGGCCCCACCCTCGTTTCGGCGCGGGCCGCCAAAACGGGCATCGACCGCCCCCTCGGGGAGGCGTGGGACCGCGCGGGACTCCGCGGCCCCCTGCGCGAGAGCGTGCTCGAGCCCTTCTTGGCCGGGGTCCTCGCCGATGACCGACAGCGCACGTCGGACGCGTTCGTCCGCCTGCTGATCCGCAGCTTCGCGTTCGGGCGGCCGGGGGTCCCCGCCGCGGGGATCGGAGCGCTTCCCGCGCAGCTCGCGGATACCGCCCGCCGCGCTGGGGCCGGTATCCGCCTTGGTCATCGGGTTGTCTCGACACGGCGCCGGGCGTCCGGCTGGCACGTCGGTATCGAGGGACGGGATGCCGTCACCGCCCGCACCGTCGTGATCGCCGCCGGTCTCGACCCGGCGATGGATGTCGAGCTCCCGCGCACGCGCGGCTTGCAGACGTGGTGGTTCGCCGCCGATTCCGCGCCGAGCGACGATGCCGCGCTCCGCGTCGACGGCCGCCGCCGCGGGCCGATCGTCAACACCGCCGTCATGACGAACACCGCCCCGACCTACGCCCCGCGGGGGCAGCACCTCGTTCAGGCGACCTGCGTGATGCCCTCCATGGCGACGGAGGAGGGCATCCGGAGCCAGCTCGCCGAGATCTGGGATGCCGATACCCGGCCGTGGCGGCTCCTCCGGCGTGACGACATCGCTCGCGCGCTGCCCGCGCAGGATCCGCCCCTGCGGCTGCGCCGATCCGTCCGGCTCGACGACGGTCGCTTCGTCGCGGGAGACCACCGCGACACCGCGTCGATCCAAGGGGCACTGGTGTCAGGCGAGCGCGCGGCCGAGGCCGTCCTCGCCGACGCGGCCGGCTGA
- a CDS encoding GNAT family N-acetyltransferase, whose product MTDLRDGAVLRPARAGDEEGVLACIQALADYENEPDAVDNTAEMIAATLFGDDPRAFAFVVEREGEIRAIAIWFLTYSTWTGRHGIWLEDLYVHEQFRSHGYGVALLAALAAECVEKQYSRLEWTVLDWNEPAIGFYRALGAEAMDEWTTRRVTGEALTALAARAR is encoded by the coding sequence ATGACCGATCTCCGAGACGGCGCCGTGTTGCGTCCCGCCCGCGCGGGCGACGAAGAGGGCGTCCTCGCGTGCATTCAGGCGTTGGCCGACTACGAGAACGAGCCGGATGCCGTGGACAACACGGCCGAGATGATCGCCGCGACGTTGTTCGGCGACGACCCGCGCGCTTTCGCGTTCGTCGTGGAGCGGGAGGGGGAGATCCGCGCCATCGCGATCTGGTTCCTCACCTACTCCACGTGGACCGGGCGCCACGGTATCTGGCTCGAGGACCTCTACGTGCACGAGCAGTTCCGCTCGCACGGGTACGGGGTCGCTCTGCTGGCCGCGCTGGCCGCCGAGTGCGTCGAGAAGCAGTACTCGCGCCTGGAGTGGACCGTCCTCGACTGGAACGAACCCGCGATCGGGTTCTACCGTGCGCTGGGCGCGGAGGCGATGGACGAGTGGACCACCCGGCGCGTGACGGGAGAAGCGCTGACGGCGCTCGCCGCCCGGGCGCGCTGA
- a CDS encoding dipeptidase, which yields MLWDQHACVELVETADIAELRRYRGAGGGYVSLNVGYAPHAPELTASLLRSFRAQVDAIDGLELAATVADIDRIAARGDTAVAFDLEDCAPLGGNLDAVGPLVAQGVRTLGPTYNHANRAGGGCLDPVDDGLTPWGRDLVAEMNRRGMVPDGSHVGARTTFDMCAISTRPVVFSHSNMRAVWDHPRNITDDQARAAAETGGVIGITGVGIFLGPNTPTLDAMVRHIEYAVGVVGIRHVGVSTDFSFDWPTFRDTIAESPALYDESYTRWGPMEWMPPETFVGLGSALSARGWADTDTAAVLGGNFRRVAAESWEPLT from the coding sequence ATGCTCTGGGATCAGCACGCCTGCGTCGAACTCGTCGAGACCGCTGACATCGCCGAACTGCGGCGGTACCGCGGGGCCGGGGGAGGCTACGTCTCGCTGAACGTCGGCTACGCACCCCACGCGCCCGAGCTCACGGCATCCCTCCTGCGCTCCTTCCGCGCGCAGGTGGACGCGATCGACGGACTCGAGCTCGCCGCCACGGTCGCCGACATCGACCGCATCGCGGCCCGGGGCGACACCGCCGTCGCGTTCGACCTCGAGGACTGCGCACCGCTGGGTGGGAACCTGGATGCCGTCGGCCCCCTCGTCGCGCAGGGCGTGCGCACGCTCGGCCCCACGTACAACCACGCCAACCGTGCGGGCGGCGGCTGCCTAGACCCGGTCGACGACGGCCTCACCCCGTGGGGACGCGACCTCGTGGCGGAGATGAACCGGCGCGGAATGGTGCCGGACGGCTCGCACGTCGGCGCGCGCACGACGTTCGACATGTGCGCGATCTCCACTCGACCGGTCGTGTTCAGTCACTCGAACATGCGCGCGGTGTGGGACCACCCGCGCAACATCACCGACGATCAGGCGCGCGCCGCGGCCGAGACGGGGGGAGTGATCGGCATCACCGGTGTCGGCATCTTCCTCGGCCCCAATACGCCCACCCTCGACGCGATGGTGCGCCACATCGAGTACGCGGTCGGGGTCGTCGGCATCCGGCACGTCGGTGTCAGCACGGACTTCTCATTCGACTGGCCGACGTTCCGTGACACCATCGCCGAATCGCCCGCGCTGTACGACGAGAGCTACACCCGGTGGGGACCCATGGAATGGATGCCGCCCGAGACCTTCGTCGGTCTGGGTTCCGCGCTCTCCGCGCGAGGATGGGCCGACACCGACACCGCCGCCGTGCTCGGCGGCAACTTCCGCCGCGTGGCGGCCGAGAGCTGGGAGCCCCTGACATGA
- a CDS encoding sulfurtransferase, translating to MASVLNVSAYLFTRIDDPAAVRDALRERAVEAELRGTILLAEEGINLFLAGPADPVRAFLDELRTDERFAALETKDSWSDAVPLGKLLVKVKREIIRMDRPEVRPQDGRAPAVSPDTLRRWLDRGTDDAGREVVLVDTRNAFEVDYGTFSGAKDWRIERFTQFPDAASSHRDELAGKTVVSFCTGGIRCEKAALYLRDEGLDAYQLDGGILGWFAAHGDAHWDGDCFVFDEREALDAGLAPRAGA from the coding sequence ATGGCATCCGTCCTCAACGTCTCGGCGTACCTCTTCACGCGTATCGACGATCCCGCGGCGGTCCGCGACGCGCTTCGTGAGCGAGCGGTCGAGGCGGAGCTGCGCGGAACGATCCTGCTCGCCGAGGAGGGGATCAACCTCTTCCTCGCCGGGCCCGCCGACCCCGTGCGAGCGTTCCTCGATGAGCTCCGCACCGACGAGCGGTTCGCCGCCCTCGAGACGAAGGACAGCTGGTCGGACGCCGTCCCGCTCGGCAAGCTCCTGGTGAAGGTGAAGCGCGAGATCATCCGCATGGACCGTCCCGAGGTGCGTCCGCAGGACGGTCGTGCGCCCGCCGTGAGCCCCGACACCCTGCGGCGCTGGCTCGACCGCGGCACCGACGACGCCGGACGCGAGGTCGTGCTCGTCGACACCCGCAACGCCTTCGAGGTCGACTACGGAACCTTCTCCGGAGCGAAGGACTGGCGTATCGAGAGATTCACCCAGTTCCCGGATGCCGCCAGCTCCCACCGCGACGAGCTCGCCGGCAAGACGGTGGTCAGCTTCTGCACGGGTGGCATCCGCTGCGAGAAGGCGGCGCTGTATCTGCGGGACGAGGGTCTCGACGCGTACCAGCTCGACGGCGGGATCCTCGGCTGGTTCGCCGCCCACGGCGACGCGCACTGGGACGGCGACTGCTTCGTCTTCGACGAGCGTGAGGCTCTGGATGCGGGGCTCGCGCCGCGAGCGGGCGCCTGA
- a CDS encoding glycosyltransferase family 2 protein: protein MPAGPLVSVVIPVLDDGPHLWRCLRALAAQTLIADEIVVVDNDSTDDSADIARAAGARVVFCGERGIPAATATGYDAARGELILRLDADSLPAPTWIATMVEALADPDVDAVTGGAVFHDGPRSQRVTMARAFLGTYNAFAFPALGHTPLWGSNMAFRRAAWDAVRHEVHLDPEVHDDLDLAYHLGLRHRIRRVPGRHMRVSSRTVEPRRFVRCFRRGAGTVFAHWPRDIPPVRWARLARARRRAAGTGAAR from the coding sequence GTGCCCGCAGGACCCCTCGTGTCGGTCGTCATCCCGGTGCTGGACGACGGACCGCACCTGTGGAGGTGCTTACGCGCTCTGGCGGCGCAGACGCTCATCGCGGATGAGATCGTCGTCGTCGACAACGACTCGACCGATGACAGCGCCGACATCGCCCGGGCCGCGGGAGCGCGCGTGGTGTTCTGCGGCGAGCGCGGCATCCCCGCCGCGACCGCCACCGGTTACGACGCCGCACGGGGAGAGCTCATCCTGCGTCTCGACGCCGACAGCCTGCCGGCCCCCACCTGGATCGCGACGATGGTCGAAGCTCTCGCCGATCCGGACGTGGATGCCGTCACCGGAGGCGCGGTCTTCCACGACGGTCCGAGGTCTCAGCGCGTGACGATGGCGCGGGCGTTCCTCGGCACGTACAACGCGTTCGCGTTCCCCGCTCTCGGACACACGCCGCTGTGGGGGTCGAATATGGCGTTCCGCCGCGCGGCGTGGGACGCCGTGCGACACGAGGTGCACCTCGACCCGGAGGTGCACGACGATCTCGACCTCGCCTATCACCTGGGTCTCCGGCATCGCATCCGCCGAGTCCCGGGTCGGCACATGCGGGTCTCCTCGCGCACGGTGGAACCGCGCCGTTTCGTCCGCTGCTTCCGTCGCGGGGCGGGGACGGTCTTCGCGCACTGGCCCCGAGACATCCCGCCGGTGCGGTGGGCGCGGCTGGCCCGCGCTCGACGTCGAGCGGCAGGAACGGGGGCTGCGCGCTGA
- a CDS encoding endonuclease/exonuclease/phosphatase family protein: protein MAGILFPDVAAPDLHVMSFNIRRRFDRMTWPPADRWPMRKQRLRTFLSANRPHLLGSQEAMPDQALWVQQSLGSAYGRIGLGRGKNRDGEGTPLFYDRDRIEVEEWEQVMLSDTPDVPGSTGWGNTIPRVAVIAQLRDRATDARFTFVNTHFDAFSRRARRRSASWLHDLVAARERPLLFTADVNAHVRSAELAGMFADGLLVDTWAYAPARRTAEWGTFNNYASPRVGARRIDALLATPDVGVRAVGIDPRPTGTQWPSDHLPVQAVVRIHPGSDAR from the coding sequence ATGGCCGGCATCCTGTTCCCGGACGTCGCCGCGCCCGACCTGCACGTGATGAGCTTCAACATCCGCCGGCGCTTCGACCGGATGACCTGGCCGCCGGCCGATCGGTGGCCGATGCGCAAGCAGCGCCTGCGGACCTTCCTGAGCGCGAACCGTCCGCACCTCCTCGGCTCCCAGGAGGCGATGCCCGATCAGGCGCTCTGGGTGCAGCAGTCCCTCGGGTCCGCGTACGGGCGCATCGGGCTCGGGCGCGGGAAGAATCGCGACGGCGAGGGCACACCTCTCTTCTACGACCGCGACCGCATCGAGGTCGAGGAGTGGGAGCAGGTCATGCTGTCGGATACCCCCGACGTCCCGGGCTCGACGGGCTGGGGCAACACCATCCCCCGCGTCGCGGTCATCGCGCAGCTGCGCGATCGCGCAACCGACGCGCGCTTCACCTTCGTCAACACGCACTTCGATGCCTTCTCCCGGCGCGCACGTCGGCGATCGGCGTCGTGGCTGCACGATCTCGTCGCCGCGCGCGAACGGCCGCTGCTGTTCACCGCCGACGTCAACGCGCACGTGCGCTCCGCGGAACTGGCAGGGATGTTCGCCGACGGTCTGCTCGTCGACACGTGGGCGTACGCACCGGCGCGGCGGACGGCGGAGTGGGGCACGTTCAACAACTACGCGAGCCCCCGGGTCGGCGCGCGGCGCATCGACGCACTGCTCGCGACCCCCGACGTCGGCGTGCGTGCCGTGGGCATCGACCCGCGCCCCACGGGCACGCAGTGGCCGAGCGACCACTTGCCGGTGCAGGCGGTCGTCCGCATCCATCCCGGAAGCGACGCGCGATGA
- a CDS encoding VanZ family protein, translated as MISTILVEISRWVPLLFWAGCAAVAATAWILHRLRLRVALFVLSGLALLAVAGLTLLPDGEPSDGGCTVQFSVPLQGIDTLANVAMMLPLALFLGVATRRPVLVIGAVSALSAAVETVQALVPALGRRCDTDDWLMNTVGAAVGGLAALAILWVERRRSCRGESVSAAHV; from the coding sequence GTGATCTCGACCATCCTCGTCGAGATCTCGCGCTGGGTGCCGCTGCTGTTCTGGGCGGGATGCGCGGCGGTGGCGGCGACGGCGTGGATTCTTCATCGACTGCGGCTGCGCGTCGCCCTCTTCGTCCTGTCGGGCCTGGCGCTCCTCGCGGTGGCCGGTCTCACGCTCCTTCCCGACGGCGAGCCGTCGGACGGGGGATGTACGGTGCAGTTCTCGGTTCCCCTGCAGGGGATCGACACTCTCGCCAACGTGGCCATGATGCTGCCGCTCGCCCTGTTCCTGGGGGTCGCGACCCGTCGGCCGGTGCTCGTGATCGGCGCCGTTTCCGCGCTGTCCGCCGCCGTCGAGACGGTCCAGGCGCTGGTTCCCGCCCTCGGTCGCCGCTGCGACACCGACGACTGGCTCATGAACACCGTCGGCGCCGCGGTGGGTGGGCTCGCCGCGCTGGCGATCCTGTGGGTCGAGCGCCGTCGGAGTTGCCGCGGTGAGTCGGTCTCCGCGGCCCACGTCTGA
- a CDS encoding helix-turn-helix domain-containing protein: protein MVRLPHTSEVVARGKRLGVLLRNARGARSIADVAASAAVSPETLRKIETGRLVTPSFATVAAVAGALGLSLDDLAAQWNAGGAENAAGAERGAA from the coding sequence ATGGTTCGTCTGCCGCACACGTCAGAGGTCGTCGCACGGGGTAAGCGCCTGGGTGTGCTCCTGCGGAACGCGCGCGGCGCGCGATCCATCGCGGACGTGGCCGCCTCCGCCGCCGTCTCGCCCGAGACACTGCGCAAGATCGAGACCGGGCGATTGGTCACGCCGTCGTTCGCGACCGTCGCCGCCGTGGCCGGCGCGCTGGGACTGTCTCTCGACGACCTCGCGGCGCAGTGGAACGCGGGGGGTGCGGAGAACGCCGCTGGGGCCGAGCGCGGCGCAGCGTGA
- the map gene encoding type I methionyl aminopeptidase, which produces MIEILNATQLAHARTTGAIVGETLAELRRRATVGVNLLEIDEWARELIADAGARSCYVDYAPAFGNGPFGHHICTAVNDAVLHGLPRDYALRSGDLLTLDLAVSKNGIAADAAVSFVVGPDRPAGSAALIQVTEDALAAAIDVARPGNRIGDISHAIGRVLAGAGYTVNTEFGGHGIGSTMHGDPHVPNDGRPGRGFRLRPGLLLALEPWVMDDTDVLVTDADGWTLRSATGCRTAHSEHTIAITDGPAEILTLPR; this is translated from the coding sequence ATGATCGAGATCCTGAACGCGACGCAGCTCGCGCACGCGCGAACAACCGGCGCCATCGTGGGTGAGACGTTGGCCGAGCTCCGGCGACGAGCCACCGTCGGCGTCAACCTGCTCGAGATCGACGAGTGGGCGCGCGAACTGATCGCGGATGCGGGAGCGCGATCCTGCTACGTCGATTACGCGCCCGCCTTCGGCAACGGTCCGTTCGGACACCACATCTGCACCGCCGTGAACGATGCCGTGCTCCACGGCCTCCCCCGCGACTACGCGCTCCGATCGGGCGACCTGCTCACCCTCGACCTCGCCGTGTCGAAGAACGGGATCGCCGCCGATGCGGCGGTGAGTTTCGTCGTCGGACCGGATCGCCCCGCCGGTAGCGCCGCGCTGATCCAGGTCACGGAAGATGCCCTCGCCGCCGCCATCGACGTGGCGCGACCGGGTAACCGGATCGGCGACATCTCCCACGCCATCGGACGCGTGCTCGCCGGGGCGGGCTACACGGTCAACACCGAGTTCGGCGGACACGGGATCGGCTCGACCATGCACGGCGACCCGCACGTTCCCAACGACGGCCGGCCGGGGCGCGGCTTCCGTCTGCGTCCCGGATTGCTCCTGGCTCTGGAGCCGTGGGTGATGGATGACACGGACGTCCTCGTCACGGACGCCGACGGGTGGACGCTGCGCAGCGCGACGGGGTGCCGCACGGCGCACTCCGAGCACACCATCGCGATCACCGACGGCCCCGCGGAGATCCTCACCCTCCCGCGGTGA